One Rhizoctonia solani chromosome 2, complete sequence DNA segment encodes these proteins:
- a CDS encoding DNA-directed RNA polymerase III subunit C25: protein MATAAIHHWCWCGNLCASWCSRCEDEWYCSPEHLAMDWPRHRVNCVPKSSWSSSSTSSSVSTPSPPMPPCVSPEVIQTPPRVIQTTKASFHGMVFPVDGERPKLIPVNLLGMVHEGGVVDWQPVLAPILGADAEIASMIISTGVGGEPLRFPLQVFFRSNFLADGSRRNHTVESLTYGKARHDWKGPIVALKYSGTRLSGYANITMADLPSLDNVSVAPSQFSSPAHVAITNELNKKYANRVLLDIGLCICVFDLIWVGEGVVKYGDGCYWYKVTFRMVVFRPARSEVIIGKVKSSTEDGIRVTLGFFDDIYIPRDYLPVPSAFDHNEQAFFWLPPHHWASDEPPSTTQLLDTDITTRLYLDRNEVIRLRVERDEFYENEPGPRKPDIGQPGQEDRVEDDADRKAPYTITGSVHGDGLGALVWWENTEQDVMEE, encoded by the exons ATGGCTACGGCTGCAATTCATCACTGGTGCTGGTGCGGAAACCTCTGTGCTTCGTGGTGCTCAAG ATGTGAAGACGAGTGGTATTGCTCTCCCGAGCACTTGGCAATGGACTGGCCAAGGCACCGTGTGAATTGCGTCCCAAAATCTAGCTGGTCATCCAGCAGCACATCAAGTAGTGTATCCACCCCCTCTCCTCCAATGCCCCCTTGCGTTTCCCCTGAAGTGATCCAAACACCTCCCCGAGTTATTCAGACGACAAAGGCATCCTTCCATG GAATGGTGTTCCCCGTTGACGGAGAGCGGCCCAAATTGATTCCCGTCAACCTTTTGGGTATGGTACATGAAGGGGGCGTTGTAGATTGGCAGCCTGTGCTCGCTCCGATCCTAGGAGCTGACGCTGAGATCGCCAGCATGATTATTTCTACCGGCGTTGGAG GAGAACCATTGCGCTTCCCCCTCCAAGTGTTCTTCCGTTCCAACTTCCTCGCCGATGGGTCTCGCCG AAATCATACTGTTGAGTCTTTGACCTATGGAAAAGCTAGACATGACTGGAAGGGGCCAATTGTTGCCTTGAAGTATTCTGG AACCCGACTCTCTGGCTATGCGAACATTACAATGGCCGACCTTCCTTCTCTT GACAATGTCTCTGTGGCTCCTAGCCAATTTTCATCACCAGCTCATGTTGCAATCACCAACGAGCTAAATAAGAAGTATGCCAATCGAGTCTTGCTTGATATAGGGCTGTGTATTTGTGTGTTCGACCTGATTTGGGTGGgcgagggcgttgtcaagtATGGTGATGGGTGCTACTGGTATAAAG TTACCTTCCGAATGGTTGTGTTCCGACCTGCTCGTTCCGAAGTTATTATAGGAAAAGTCAAGTCATCCACTGAGGATGGCATCCGAG TTACACTGGGATTCTTCGATGATATCTACATTCCCCGGGACTATCTTCCAGTTCCTTCTGCATT TGACCACAATGAACAAGCTTTCTTCTGGCTCCCACCACATCATTGGGCCTCTG ACGAACCACCTTCAACAACTCAATTATTAGACACCGACATCACCACTAGGCTGTACCTGGATCGAAACGAGGTGATTCGATTACGTGTAGAACGAGATGAGTTCTACGAGAATGAACCGGGCCCAAGAAAGCCAGATATAGGCCAGCCTGGACAAGAAGATAGGGTTGAAGATGATGCTGACAGGAAGGCGCCGTATACAATTACG GGATCCGTTCATGGCGATGGCCTCGGGGCGCTTGTGTGGTGGGAGAATACGGAGCAAGACGTCATGGAAGAGTAA